From a region of the Neodiprion fabricii isolate iyNeoFabr1 chromosome 7, iyNeoFabr1.1, whole genome shotgun sequence genome:
- the LOC124185980 gene encoding feline leukemia virus subgroup C receptor-related protein 2-like — protein sequence MVIVENSMITNEDSKSFSKECGVLTILAPIDDATSGEKQIDEKLAKVVDSLMEVKLFKRRWLQLVLFFLLGISCDVHASQFVIVGNITRRFYNVSSLAVEWTITIFMLEYVILLIPVSYLTERLGLRRTILITTTGVTLGSWIQVFAASPDRFDLAIVAQVLFGMFQVFVLSVPGRLASYWFGPKEVALATSVGFYGAQVGNIICCLTVPMVVEDHEDVEDIGRDFSSIFWPQAIGSSILTIILFFFFLDEPRLPPSGARALQKINHESTILGFLPTCKRVLKNKSFLILWNSFGLIMGVGLALGVLLNPFYTAHFKDDTRSVGYLSISLNVVGIVGSVICSTILDKTKAFRKLSVVVCCLSIPATLLYGTSYMLELKWMIFATMLLCGAPVLGYGIIGTELCVEITYPEPESITTGILNMASQIYAFFLVLLTGRMLENYGDVPAFGCICAFLVLGTILVIFNKSELRREKARQLTSRYIAVPVKELTELKSHELRAAP from the exons atggtgATAGTGGAGAATAGCATGATTACAAACGAGGACAGCAAGTCCTTTTCCAAAGAATGCGGAGTTCTGACGATCTTAGCACCGATTGACGATGCTACATCTGGCGAGAAACAAATAGACGAAAAGTTGGCGAAAGTTGTTGACAGTTTAATGGAAGTCAAACTCTTCAAGAGACGCTGGCTACAGCTCGTCCTGTTCTTCCTTCTCGGTATAAGCTGCGACGTGCATGCTTCTCAGTTCGTAATCGTCGGCAATATAACGCGCAG GTTTTACAACGTTTCTTCACTGGCAGTGGAATGGACCATAACAATTTTCATGTTAGAATACGTGATTCTGCTGATACCGGTCTCTTATTTAACGGAACGCCTTGGTTTGAGACGAACCATCCTGATAACGACGACGGGCGTAACCCTTGGCTCTTGGATTCAGGTTTTCGCAGCATCTCCGGACCGTTTTGACTTAGCAATTGTTGCACAAGTCCTATTTGGCATGTTCCAAGTCTTCGTCCTCAGCGTTCCTGGCCGATTAGCTTCTTATTGGTTTGGGCCAAAAGAAGTCGCCCTTGCCACATCCGTCGGTTTCTACGGAGCTCAGGTGGGCAATATTATATGTTGCTTGACTGTTCCGATGGTCGTTGAAGATCACGAAGATGTCGAAGACATCGGAAGGGATTTCTCGTCAATCTTTTGGCCACAGGCAATCGGGTCCAGCATTCTCACcatcatattatttttct TTTTTCTCGACGAACCGCGCTTGCCACCGAGTGGTGCAAGGGCACTCCAAAAAATTAACCACGAATCAACTATTTTGGGCTTTCTGCCTACTTGTAAAAGGGTCCTAAAGAACAAGAGTTTTCTCATCCTGTGGAACAGCTTTGGCTTAATTATGGGTGTGGGATTGGCATTGGGCGTACTATTGAATCCATTCTACACTGCTCATTTCAAG GACGATACTCGGAGTGTTGGATATCTGTCAATTTCGCTGAATGTGGTTGGAATAGTTGGCTCAGTAATCTGTAGTACAATTCTCGACAAAACGAAGGCGTTCAG AAAGCTCTCGGTCGTCGTCTGCTGCTTGTCAATCCCTGCAACGTTGTTGTACGGGACAAGCTATATGCTGGAATTGAAATGGATGATATTTGCGACTATGCTACTATGCGG AGCTCCCGTTCTCGGATATGGAATAATTGGAACGGAATTATGCGTGGAAATAACTTATCCTGAGCCAGAATCAATCACCACCGGAATTTTAAACATGGCATCTCAGATCTACGCGTTTTTCTTGGTTCTGCTTACTGGCAGGATGCTCGAAAACTACGGGGACGTTCCCGCATTCGGCTGTATTTGCGCATTCCTCGTTCTCGGAACTATTTTAGTGATATTCAATAAAAGCGAACTCCGACGCGAGAAAGCTAGGCAACTCACCAGCCGATACATCGCTGTTCCCGTCAAAGAATTGACAGAGTTGAAATCTCACGAGTTGAGA